Proteins encoded in a region of the Acipenser ruthenus chromosome 11, fAciRut3.2 maternal haplotype, whole genome shotgun sequence genome:
- the LOC117426821 gene encoding telomere-associated protein RIF1-like isoform X2 gives MMATVLSSSSSMLPLLETLEDSTVSLTEQTDAYLTIAKRLSGEDGRQFIPVVGKHFTRLCKAFKGHISSQNSELCQAALQALGFTVFHSSIVSGLPASYVEELILALNSLAVKSCDKNTCTRALWVIAKQNFPAEAVGKKVPDILKTLETVHARQDVQSMVMEHEALNVVMRLLEQTPAQMGEGAVTWAKLVIPLVVHSAPKVRLRAAAALELGMPLLIEKQQEVAAITEALMSSKLIPELQKLFSSKNETNVLKLWPLFVRLLGKTLHRGGTFINSLLHLEELGFRSSSPVVKKIAFIAWKSLIDNFALNPDILCSTKRLKLLMQPLASIQVRTEVLLLTKLEVWWYLAVKLGPHFTANFEQVGIPLVQSTMITDSPAISLGTPARTMANQSISAAQTTPKTGPNAFASPASTPRLSLNSSVHASAVYPSIQLLGLEMLLHFLLGPDITAAAAQNKLQLSLEPLANPLITSPSFFCKHAGVLINSVRDGLITVGKEAADATLNLIWKNLIGFVTAAIETGNKKERQGSEVLTLFLQALHTIVTSEALPAHRALILLEATVKGIPPKILGSPAYQGTPALFLMLLFYHSSLLESFVTEERFFVSVETLVGCGLSGPTSPLAYSESILNVINQRATLVVNKEHLWRMWSIVVNPLTERITHTNEVNQGDALEHNFTAVHSALMLPITHLLTVKGFPQGTMKPLLRTWAELYRVFARCAALVATAEENVCCEELCVKMTPVLGNDALSHPLTLEAVVNVLTVIIECVNFSPYTPRFQQIINSPHTPSSWMRKKNKPLGNLTSYMKLLVQTVDSFHSQGDSEPLTDTPASSMVLVGTSIINILSMLFSNLSLATAIGESLSSLTRPISTFYQRTAKPQADVPKVYAILAHKLEKLLGEILTCLQSRYATAYDDELLEQLAPLLSVLFLHKNKQFRNQIAQFWNATFAKAATLNYPQELKPVLNQVKQKLLIILPGFEAVEVAVDESNGPYSDNSECSQLDTKISGLEVKSAGKRDSLLSRADELKEKHSAPVAVKLDFGSPKPSRRELVLDEEKSVDFVFIPPVPKQRVLTEHQKEVLRTKRVDIPAMYNNLDASQDATLFTQYSQSQEDSTDKPAPDEKTEEATNTPEATLEKQDQAPEERSEDQDEKMEKAPDAAQPDTEIQNNEENNVGSKMETESDSPNPEMDTPEDLVETLKAPDVSKEEPPGVEDVAMETEDSSVNVSNSSTSSDVVSGTPQKPSSRRQSFITLEKFTSLDGNTFSPVRLNTFMGSDSKALKSASQEAVEVEPKEAETPLERSRDTAVDNTIPMPEKPKRGRPKGRKSGSTPVVASKLEKSSEQSVEEKETKPKVEKNDISNSDGAEEDCIPDTQPVKPDSSECVNVEEVEKPQENLVSAKEETVSSVESKENTPPGELENQDNEGQASESQSSQNEPRRSSRRFSQPSRSLDCSESQESEEKGKIKKRGPKTMEEKAIERKASLYNVGQAQHQQASSPAASQTDTQLQGETSKRSNKAPGREDRVTRRSVSTIAVETASPCEAEEGSKEASQGRSRYQTRRSSQGLLSSIENSESDGSETRDDGQKTKKSGRGRKPSKIADSSDFKTEGKSQVVESAAVADQMEITDVENAIEQAVAEDGSTVVLQVPETKNTNETSAVLEPADVSGNFKNEQSVSFDQENKTYSINRTLDTESCSEPMQENKTCMIKSEMSSMSESMITEPSIGDFSTAHSDVFSASAKSENLHFCSHSKRGRGRRRSKVCNRCVADLQQDKDLSGVQDSEKQVLDPKELLSGMSSGGQQFDDSIFDPNAMSTPLLSKDPVFFSTSVNQLASGNELEEEKTTILGTVTLIEGVEQDTLVAATSELSEQTAVAIKETQVEGQQVLETKEVQSETKEHPEQESPTSEVEEEQQLVPLEEWTEDQQPMPDQEKKLEETVQPPEKHPDEVQGVVEEISEATQLEDDVFPTGVVASSLGLPEESLVLKQADSETLNLDSPPKQKGFDAAFLMEIGQSPSGTKPRGVWSPTASPSTSILKKGLKRPLEDDSPSPLHKNRRVSFANPIYQQELADDIDRRSPVVRPSSNGSPRSKGHSASITQQKFVTTPIKGLLCLSPRNLHSPGFKSSKKCLISEMSRESKPIPKDCVYPSLVGCSVPVEAILPQLTSSMWARGFGQLVRAKNVKTVGDLSALTAAEIKALPIRSPKLLNVKKVLRTYHEQQRKLRGDDYLKGFDETEKMTSETEDKEPVLNIEEEEEKLAAEFVGTPVPAAVMKPPSDLPSDVEALNTRFSSEDLGKYSGSQLFTMHQQMSGMLNNIVSNLHSRISSPSLESSD, from the exons ATGATGGCTACTGTTCTCTCTTCAAGTTCTAGCATGTTGCCTCTCCTGGAGACCCTGGAGGATTCCACTGTATCCCTGACTGAGCAGACTGATGCCTACCTCACTATTGCAAA gcgTCTGAGTGGGGAGGATGGAAGACAGTTTATCCCTGTAGTTGGAAAGCACTTTACACGTCTCTGTAAAGCTTTTAAG ggGCACATTTCGAGCCAGAATTCTGAACTCTGCCAGGCAGCACTTCAAGCATTGGGTTTCACTGTTTTCCACAGCAGCATTGTGTCTGGGTTACCAG CAAGTTATGTGGAAGAGCTGATTTTGGCTCTCAACTCCCTTGCTGTTAAATCCTGCGACAAGAATACTTGCACCCGGGCACTTTGGGTGATTGCTAAACAGAACTTCCCAGCTGAAGCAGTTGGGAAGAAG gtaCCAGATATTCTAAAAACGTTAGAGACTGTACATGCCAGGCAAGATGTGCAGTCGATGGTGATGGAGCACGAAGCACTAAATGTTGTTATGAG GCTGTTGGAGCAGACTCCAGCTCAGATGGGGGAGGGTGCAGTCACATGGGCTAAGCTTGTGATTCCATTGGTGGTTCACTCCGCCCCCAAGGTGCGATTACGGGCAGCAGCAGCTCTGGAGCTGGGTATGCCCCTTCTGATCGAGAAGCAACAGGAGGTGGCAGCCATCACAGAGGCCCTCATGTCTTCG AAACTGATACCAGAACTACAGAAGCTGTTTTCATCCAAGAATGAGACTAATGTGCTGAAACTGTGGCCCCTGTTTGTGAGGTTACTGGGAAAG ACCCTGCACCGTGGAGGAACTTTCATTAACTCGCTGTTGCATTTGGAAGAGCTGGGTTTCCGCAGCAGTTCTCCAGTAGTGAAGAAAATCGCCTTCATCGCCTGGAAAAGCTTGATTGATAACTTTGCATTGAATCCAG ATATCCTTTGTAGTACCAAACGTCTGAAATTACTGATGCAGCCTCTCGCCTCAATCCAAGTGAGAACTGAAGTGCTGCTGCTGACTAAACTGGAGGTCTGGTGGTACTTGGCAGTGAAACTTGGTCCGCATTTCACTGCTAATTTTGAACAG GTGGGGATTCCTTTGGTCCAAAGCACAATGATCACAGATTCTCCTGCGATATCTCTGGGGACTCCTGCAAGAACAATGGCAAACCAGTCCATCAGCGCTGCTCAGACTACCCCCAAAACTG GCCCTAATGCTTTTGCAAGCCCTGCTTCGACTCCTCGGCTCAGTCTGAACAGCAGCGTGCATGCATCAGCAGTGTACCCATCCATTCAGCTGCTGGGGCTGGAGATGCTGCTTCACTTTCTCTTGGGCCCGGACATCACCGCTGCTGCTGCACAGAACAAGCTCCAGCTCAGTCTGG AACCACTTGCAAATCCACTAATCACCAGCCCTTCATTTTTCTGCAAGCATGCTGGAGTTCTCATAAACTCAGTGCGAGACGGGCTCATTACTGTAGGCAAAGAAGCTGCAG ATGCCACACTTAACCTTATCTGGAAGAATCTAATTGGCTTTGTGACCGCAGCAATAGAAACAG GCAATAAAAAGGAGCGGCAGGGCTCGGAGGTTTTGACCCTGTTCTTGCAAGCTTTACACACCATAGTAACTTCAGAAGCACTTCCTGCACATCGAGCATTG ATTCTCCTTGAAGCCACTGTGAAGGGAATCCCTCCAAAAATACTGGGTTCCCCAGCTTACCAG GGAACTCCTGCACTATTCTTGATGCTCTTGTTCTATCACAGTAGCTTGTTGGAATCCTTTGTTACTGAGGAGAG GTTTTTCGTAAGTGTGGAGACACTAGTTGGCTGTGGTCTGTCTGGTCCCACGTCTCCGCTGGCGTACAGCGAGTCCATTCTGAACGTTATCAATCAGAGGGCCACCCTGGTGGTGAACAAGGAGCACCTCTGGAGAATGTGGAGCATCGTAGTTAACCCTTTAACAGAAAGGATCACACAT acaAATGAAGTCAATCAAGGAGATGCCTTAGAACATAACTTCACTGCTGTGCACAGTGCTCTGATGCTGCCCATAACTCACCTCCTCACAGTAAAGGGATTCCCACAG gGCACGATGAAGCCTCTGTTGCGCACCTGGGCAGAGCTCTACAGGGTGTTTGCACGCTGCGCTGCTCTGGTGGCTACAGCTGAAGAGAACGTCTGCTGTGAGGAGCTGTGTGTTAAAATGACACCAGTCCTGGGAAACGATGCTCTGTCG catccGTTGACATTGGAAGCAGTTGTTAACGTTCTAACCGTCATTATTGAGTGCGTCAACTTTTCACCTTACACTCCCAGGTTTCAACAAATTATAAATT ctcCACATACACCTTCTAGCTGGATGCGAAAGAAGAATAAGCCCCTGGGAAACCTGACCTCTTACATGAAGCTCCTGGTGCAGACTGTGGACTCGTTCCACTCGCAGGGTGATTCAGAGCCCCTGACTGACACACCTGCCTCTTCCATGGTTTTAGTGGGGACTTCCATCATCAACATTCTGTCAATGCTTTTCAGCAACCTGTCGCTGGCCACTGCCATCGGAGAATCCCTTTCAAGCCTCACCAGACCCATATCCACGTTTTACCAAAGAACGGCAAA gccCCAAGCTGATGTGCCAAAGGTCTATGCAATTCTTGCACACAAG CTGGAAAAACTATTGGGAGAGATTCTAACCTGCTTGCAGTCTCGATATGCGACCGCCTATGATGATGAACTGTTGGAACAGCTGGCGCCGTTGCTGAGTGTTCTTTTCCTTCATAAGAACAAGCAGTTCCGGAACCAGATAGCTCAATTTTGGAATGCCACATTTGCAAAGGCTGCAACATTGAACTACCCACAGGAACTCAA GCCTGTTCTGAACCAGGTAAAGCAGAAACTTCTCATTATACTGCCTGGTTTTGAAGCTGTTGAGGTGGCTGTTGATGAGTCCAATGGACCTTACTCTGATAAT AGTGAGTGTTCCCAGTTGGACACAAAGATCAGTGGCTTGGAAGTGAAGTCTGCAGGAAAAAGGGATTCCTTGCTTTCCAGAGCGGACGAGCTAAAGGAAAAGCATTCTGCACCAGTGGCG GTGAAACTGGACTTTGGCTCTCCCAAGCCTTCTCGTCGGGAACTTGTGTTGGACGAGGAGAAATCTGTGGACTTTGTGTTTATCCCCCCAGTGCCCAAGCAGAGAGTGCTAACTGAACACCAGAAGGAAGTTCTGAGGACAAAAAG ggtTGATATTCCTGCCATGTATAATAACCTGGATGCTTCTCAAGACGCCACCTTGTTTACACAGTACAGCCAGAGCCAGGAGGACTCTAC GGATAAACCAGCCCCAGATGAGAAGACGGAAGAAGCCACTAACACACCAGAAGCCACTTTAGAAAAACAAGATCAAGCTCCTGAAGAGAGATCTGAG GACCAAGATGAAAAGATGGAGAAAGCCCCTGATGCAGCGCAACCAGACACAGAGATACAAAATAACGAAGAAAACAATGTGGGTTCCAAAATGGAAACAGAGTCAGATTCACCTAATCCTGAAATGGATACCCCTGAAGACCTTGTTGAGACTTTAAAAGCTCCAGATGTTTCAAAGGAGGAGCCCCCTGGGGTTGAGGATGTTGCCATGGAGACTGAGGACAGCAGTGTCAACGTTAGCAACAGTTCTACCTCTTCAGATGTGGTGTCAGGGACTCCCCAGAAACCATCAAGTCGGCGGCAGTCTTTTATCACTTTGGAGAAGTTCACTTCTTTAGATGGAAATACCTTTAGTCCTGTTAGGCTCAACACATTCATGGGGTCAGATAGCAAAGCCTTAAAGTCTGCTAGTCAGGAAGCTGTGGAGGTTGAACCAAAGGAGGCTGAAACGCCCCTGGAGAGAAGCCGAGACACTGCAGTAGACAATACTATTCCAATGCCCGAAAAGCCTAAGCGTGGGCGTCCGAAAGGCCGTAAAAGTGGCAGCACCCCTGTAGTGGCATCAAAACTTGAGAAAAGCTCAGAACAGTCAGTGGAAGAGAAGGAAACAAAGCCTAAAGTGGAAAAAAACGATATTAGTAATAGTGACGGAGCAGAAGAGGACTGTATCCCAGATACACAGCCAGTGAAGCCTGACTCTTCTGAGTGTGTGAATGTAGAGGAAGTAGAGAAACCCCAGGAAAACCTTGTGTCTGCAAAGGAGGAGACTGTTTCATCTGTTGAGTCCAAGGAGAATACGCCCCCTGGAGAGTTGGAAAACCAGGACAACGAAGGTCAAGCTTCTGAAAGTCAGTCTAGTCAGAACGAGCCTAGGCGTTCCTCGAGACGGTTTAGTCAACCATCGCGCTCTTTGGATTGCTCAGAAAGCCAAGAGAGTGAAGAGAAAGGAAAAATTAAAAAGAGAGGCCCAAAAACTATGGAGGAAAAAGCCATTGAAAGAAAAGCTAGTCTATATAATGTGGGCCAAGCCCAACATCAGCAGGCATCTTCTCCAGCTGCAAGTCAGACGGATACTCAGTTACAGGGGGAAACCAGCAAGAGGAGCAATAAAGCTCCAGGGCGAGAGGACAGGGTTACCAGGAGAAGTGTTTCCACCATTGCAGTGGAGACTGCATCTCCCTGTGAGGCAGAGGAAGGGAGCAAAGAAGCCTCACAAGGGCGTAGCAGGTACCAGACTCGGAGATCTTCTCAGGGTCTGCTTTCCAGCATCGAGAATTCTGAGTCTGATGGCTCAGAGACTCGTGATGATGGTCAGAAGACGAAAAAGAGTGGAAGAGGAAGGAAGCCTAGCAAAATTGCAGACTCTTCAGACTTTAAAACTGAAGGCAAATCCCAAGTGGTGGAAAGTGCAGCAGTAGCAGATCAAATGGAAATTACTGATGTGGAAAATGCCATTGAGCAAGCAGTGGCTGAGGATGGCAGTACAGTGGTTTTACAAGTTCCAGAGACAAAGAACACAAATGAGACCTCTGCAGTCCTCGAGCCTGCGGATGTGTCTGGAAATTTTAAGAATGAGCAGAGTGTTTCTTTTGatcaggaaaacaaaacatacagtataaacagaactTTAGATACAGAGTCTTGTTCAGAGCCCATGCAGGAGAACAAGACTTGCATGATAAAAAGTGAAATGTCCAGTATGTCCGAGAGTATGATCACAGAGCCTAGTATTGGGGACTTTTCCACGGCGCACTCAGATGTCTTCAGTGCTTCTGCAAAGAGCGAAAATCTGCATTTCTGCTCTCACAGCAAGCGGGGACGTGGACGCAGGCGTTCCAAGGTCTGCAACCGCTGTGTGGCAGACCTTCAGCAGGATAAAGACCTCTCTGGCGTGCAAGATTCAGAAAAGCAAGTGTTAGACCCGAAAGAGCTTTTATCTGGAATGTCCTCTGGGGGCCAGCAGTTTGACGACAGTATTTTTGACCCCAATGCTATGAGCACCCCACTGCTGTCCAAGGATCCAGTGTTCTTTAGCACCTCTGTAAACCAGCTGGCTTCGGGAAATGAGTTGGAAGAAGAGAAAACTACCATCCTCGGAACTGTGACTTTAATAGAGGGAGTTGAACAGGACACCTTAGTTGCTGCCACCAGTGAGCTCTCTGAGCAGACAGCAGTTGCCATAAAAGAAACGCAGGTTGAAGGGCAGCAGGTTCTGGAAACAAAAGAGGTTCAATCAGAAACTAAAGAACACCCAGAGCAAGAATCTCCAACCAGTGAGGTAGAGGAAGAACAGCAGTTGGTGCCCCTTGAGGAATGGACTGAGGATCAGCAGCCCATGCCAGATCAGGAGAAGAAGCTTGAAGAAACTGTGCAACCACCAGAGAAGCATCCTGACGAGGTGCAAGGGGTGGTGGAGGAGATCTCTGAAGCCACCCAGCTAGAAGATGATGTCTTCCCTACTGGAGTAGTTGCTTCTTCACTTGGCCTGCCTGAAGAGTCTTTGGTGCTTAAACAAGCAGATTCTGAAACATTAAATTTGGACTCTCCACCGAAGCAGAAGGGTTTTGATGCAGCTTTTCTAATGGAAATTGGCCAGAGCCCCAGCGGCACAAAACCCCGTGGTGTGTGGTCCCCTACAGCTTCCCCTTCCACAAGCATCCTGAAGAAAGGGTTGAAGAGGCCACTGGAGGATGACTCTCCTTCACCTCTCCACAAG AACCGTCGAGTGTCCTTCGCCAACCCAATCTATCAGCAGGAACTGGCTGATGACATTGATCGTCGTAGCCCAGTTGTAAGGCCATCTTCAAATGGCTCCCCTAGATCCAAAGGCCATAGTGCATCAATTACACAACAGAAG tttgttacCACTCCAATCAAGGGCTTGTTGTGCCTGAGCCCCCGCAACCTCCATAGCCCTGGATTCAAAAGCTCCAAGAAATGCTTG ATATCGGAAATGAGCAGAGAATCAAAGCCTATCCCCAAGGACTGTGTGTACCCTTCTCTAGTGGGTTGTTCGGTTCCCGTGGAGGCGATTCTGCCACAGCTTACGTCCAGTATGTG GGCGCGGGGATTTGGCCAGCTTGTTCGAGCCAAGAATGTAAAGACAGTTGGTGACCTGAGTGCTCTCACTGCTGCAGAGATCAAAGCCCTCCCCATTCGCTCTCCAAAACTACTCAACGTGAAAAAGGTGCTCAGAACGTATCACGAACAACAG aggaagTTGCGTGGTGATGACTACCTCAAAGGATTTGATGAAACGGAGAAAATGACTTCTGAAACTGAGGACAAGGAGCCAGTCCTGAAtattgaggaggaggaggagaagctaGCAGCTG AATTTGTTGGTACGCCTGTTCCAGCTGCAGTTATGAAGCCACCTTCTGACCTGCCCTCCGATGTGGAAGCTCTTAACACTCGGTTCAGCTCTGAAGACCTTGGGAAGTACTCCGGCAGCCAGCTGTTCACAATGCACCAGCAGATGAGCGGCATGTTGAACAATATTGTGAGCAATCTGCACTCCCGCATAAGTTCTCCATCGCTGGAGAGCTCAGACTGA